In Phormidium yuhuli AB48, one genomic interval encodes:
- a CDS encoding aminopeptidase P family protein — protein sequence MLLGSNYPSSVLRDRTLETILHERRQRLAQLVDFPVILWSGRSKSRNFPANKYPFRPSSHFLYFAGLPLENAAIRLESGRLHLFYDDPDPSGALWHGEQPKRHQIASTIGADAAFPLSELPAQAAGAATIPVQNDDVRSLQAGVLGRSLSPLDNLQGIDRQLVRAIVQVRLTHDAGALVELRHAAAVTVEAHKAGMAATPTANLEAEVRGAMEGVILAHNMSCAYNSIVTVHGEVLHNEQYHHAINADDLILADVGAEAPSGWAADVTRTWPAKGTFSPSQRAIYEVVLAAHDRCIEAVKPGVEYRHIHLLAAQVMAEGLVELGILRGRPEDLVEADAHALFFPHGIGHLLGLDVHDMEDLGDYAGYEKGRARSRRFGLGFLRLHRPLKPSMLVTIEPGFYQVPGILNDAGNRQTYREMVNWQRLGDFADVRGIRIEDDVLVTPDGAEVLTAALPTQAGAIEDLVRD from the coding sequence CGATCGCACCCTAGAAACCATCCTCCACGAACGGCGACAACGGTTGGCCCAGTTGGTAGATTTCCCGGTGATTCTCTGGTCCGGGCGCAGCAAGTCCCGTAATTTCCCGGCTAACAAATATCCTTTTCGCCCCAGTAGTCATTTTCTCTATTTTGCCGGGTTACCCCTAGAGAACGCGGCGATTCGTCTGGAATCCGGGCGTTTGCACCTGTTCTATGATGACCCAGACCCCAGTGGGGCCCTCTGGCATGGGGAACAGCCCAAACGTCACCAAATTGCCAGTACCATCGGTGCCGATGCGGCCTTTCCCCTCTCGGAATTGCCGGCCCAAGCAGCGGGTGCGGCGACGATTCCGGTGCAAAACGACGATGTGCGCAGTCTTCAGGCGGGGGTGTTGGGGCGATCGCTCTCGCCTCTGGATAATTTACAGGGGATTGACCGCCAACTGGTGCGGGCGATCGTGCAAGTGCGCCTGACTCATGATGCGGGGGCTTTGGTGGAACTGCGTCACGCGGCGGCGGTCACCGTAGAAGCCCACAAAGCGGGCATGGCCGCCACCCCAACGGCTAACTTAGAGGCAGAAGTGCGCGGGGCCATGGAGGGGGTGATTCTGGCCCACAACATGAGTTGCGCCTACAACAGTATTGTCACCGTTCATGGGGAAGTTCTCCATAACGAGCAGTATCATCATGCCATCAATGCTGATGATTTAATCTTGGCGGATGTGGGGGCGGAAGCCCCATCGGGTTGGGCCGCCGATGTCACCCGAACCTGGCCGGCGAAGGGGACGTTTTCCCCCAGTCAGCGGGCGATTTACGAGGTGGTTTTAGCGGCTCATGACCGCTGTATTGAGGCGGTGAAGCCGGGGGTGGAATATCGCCATATTCACCTGTTGGCGGCCCAAGTGATGGCTGAGGGGTTAGTGGAGTTGGGGATTTTACGGGGACGGCCCGAGGATTTAGTGGAAGCCGATGCCCATGCCCTGTTTTTCCCCCATGGGATTGGTCATCTGTTGGGGTTGGATGTCCATGATATGGAAGATTTGGGGGATTATGCGGGCTATGAGAAGGGACGGGCCCGCAGTCGTCGCTTTGGCTTGGGCTTTTTGCGTCTGCATCGTCCCCTGAAGCCTTCGATGTTGGTCACCATTGAACCGGGGTTTTATCAGGTTCCGGGGATTCTCAATGATGCGGGCAATCGGCAGACGTACCGGGAGATGGTGAATTGGCAGCGTCTGGGGGACTTTGCGGATGTGCGGGGGATTCGCATTGAGGATGATGTGTTGGTGACGCCGGATGGGGCGGAGGTGTTGACGGCGGCGTTACCCACTCAGGCGGGGGCGATCGAGGATTTGGTGAGGGATTAA
- a CDS encoding GNAT family N-acetyltransferase yields the protein MSFKITHLASKKHLRSNFCCGQDSLDTYLKKQASQDIKKRVSTVFVLIDDPDLTVLGYYTLSSYTVKVKNLEERFAQKLPRYPELPATLLGRLAVDQAHKGRGLGALLLIDALKKSWEASQEVGSLAVIVEALDQTALNFYLKYGFEPFRQEPMKLYLPMNSIKMLID from the coding sequence ATGAGTTTTAAAATTACACACCTTGCTTCTAAAAAGCATCTCCGCTCAAATTTTTGCTGTGGACAAGATAGCTTAGATACTTATCTCAAAAAACAAGCCTCTCAAGATATCAAAAAACGAGTCTCCACGGTCTTTGTTTTAATTGATGATCCTGACCTAACAGTTCTGGGCTACTACACCCTCTCGTCCTACACGGTCAAGGTGAAAAACTTAGAAGAACGCTTTGCCCAGAAGTTACCCCGCTATCCAGAACTGCCTGCAACCCTATTAGGCCGTCTTGCGGTTGATCAGGCTCACAAAGGTCGAGGGTTAGGGGCCCTCTTACTCATAGATGCCCTCAAAAAGTCTTGGGAAGCCTCTCAGGAGGTTGGCTCTTTGGCAGTCATTGTAGAAGCTTTAGACCAAACAGCCTTGAATTTTTATCTCAAGTATGGGTTTGAACCTTTTAGGCAAGAACCAATGAAGCTCTATTTACCCATGAATTCCATCAAGATGCTTATAGATTAA
- a CDS encoding type II toxin-antitoxin system TacA family antitoxin, whose product MTSPTQRTAPARLEARINPETKALIQKAADLQGRTLTDFVIASVQAEAYKVIERHQSLQLSCEDSEAFIEALLNPPQPNDALKSAASRYKQIIAD is encoded by the coding sequence ATGACGTCTCCCACCCAGCGAACAGCCCCGGCCCGGCTAGAAGCCCGCATTAACCCAGAAACGAAAGCCTTGATTCAGAAAGCAGCAGATCTGCAAGGACGAACCCTGACAGATTTTGTGATTGCCAGTGTTCAGGCTGAAGCCTACAAAGTGATTGAGCGTCACCAAAGCCTACAACTGAGTTGTGAAGATAGCGAAGCCTTTATAGAGGCATTGCTCAATCCCCCTCAACCGAATGACGCATTAAAATCAGCGGCTTCACGATACAAGCAAATCATCGCGGATTGA
- a CDS encoding Uma2 family endonuclease, which translates to MAVEVQDRLTLDEFLGRPEIDESPAWELFDGMPLQKTMPGLQHSRLQGRLLSWINGLEGEFEAFPELRCSFADRSIVGYSELPEI; encoded by the coding sequence ATGGCGGTAGAGGTTCAAGACCGATTAACGCTGGATGAGTTTTTGGGACGGCCGGAGATTGATGAGTCTCCGGCTTGGGAATTGTTCGATGGAATGCCCTTACAAAAAACCATGCCTGGACTTCAACATAGCCGCTTACAGGGACGATTGTTGTCCTGGATTAATGGCCTGGAGGGAGAGTTTGAGGCGTTTCCTGAACTGCGGTGTAGTTTTGCTGATCGCTCCATCGTTGGCTACAGTGAACTCCCCGAAATCTAA
- the cofH gene encoding 7,8-didemethyl-8-hydroxy-5-deazariboflavin synthase subunit CofH has product MGLSNLARFDGGQGSQGMDLDSILHHALAGAAISEAEGVTLLQHTDAGAIAAIRQAADELRRQQVGDTVTYIINRNLNFTNICEQHCSFCAFRRDAGQEGAYWLDLEVMLHKAQEAVERGATELCMQGGLNPEATQDGSSLAYYLNLVRELKQAAPQLHLHAFSPQEIQFIAREDDVSYAAVITALQEAGVGSMPGTAAEVLDDRVRRILCPEKTNTATWLEIVETAHRLGMPTTSTMLSGHIETPQQQMGHLGKLRSLQQRAGDRNYPARITEFILLPFIGQEAPAPLRQRVGRDQPILEDALLLTAVARLFLGQWIPNHQPSWVKLGLAGATTALSWGCNDIGGTLMEEHITSMAGAQGGTCMEPETLQRAIRSLGRIPQQRDTLYQSVEVAIAI; this is encoded by the coding sequence ATGGGACTATCTAATCTAGCTCGGTTTGATGGGGGTCAGGGAAGCCAAGGGATGGACTTGGATTCTATCCTCCATCATGCCCTAGCCGGAGCGGCCATCAGTGAGGCCGAGGGGGTAACGCTCCTGCAACACACGGATGCTGGGGCGATCGCCGCCATCCGCCAGGCCGCCGACGAGTTACGACGGCAACAGGTGGGAGATACGGTCACCTATATCATTAACCGTAATCTTAACTTCACCAATATCTGCGAGCAACATTGTAGTTTCTGTGCCTTTCGTCGCGATGCGGGCCAGGAGGGGGCCTATTGGCTCGATTTAGAGGTGATGCTGCACAAGGCCCAGGAAGCCGTTGAGCGGGGGGCTACGGAACTTTGTATGCAGGGAGGCTTGAACCCGGAGGCGACACAAGATGGGTCTTCCTTGGCGTATTATCTGAATCTGGTTCGTGAATTGAAACAGGCCGCTCCTCAATTACATCTTCATGCCTTTTCCCCTCAAGAGATTCAATTCATTGCCCGTGAGGATGACGTGAGTTATGCCGCCGTGATTACCGCCTTACAAGAGGCAGGCGTGGGGTCGATGCCAGGAACGGCGGCGGAAGTGTTAGATGATAGGGTGCGCCGCATCTTATGCCCGGAGAAAACCAACACCGCCACTTGGTTAGAGATTGTCGAAACCGCTCACCGCCTGGGGATGCCTACCACCAGTACGATGCTATCGGGCCATATCGAAACTCCTCAGCAACAGATGGGGCATTTGGGTAAGTTGCGATCGCTGCAACAGCGGGCGGGCGATCGCAATTATCCGGCTCGCATCACGGAATTTATTTTACTGCCCTTTATCGGTCAAGAAGCCCCGGCCCCCCTGCGGCAGCGAGTGGGACGAGATCAGCCCATTTTAGAGGATGCCTTGTTATTAACCGCCGTGGCCCGTTTATTCCTGGGACAATGGATTCCCAACCATCAACCCAGTTGGGTGAAACTCGGTTTAGCCGGCGCTACCACTGCCCTCTCCTGGGGCTGCAATGATATTGGTGGCACCTTGATGGAGGAACATATTACCTCCATGGCCGGCGCTCAGGGGGGAACCTGTATGGAACCGGAAACCCTACAAAGGGCTATCCGTTCTCTGGGGCGAATCCCGCAACAACGGGATACTCTGTATCAATCCGTTGAGGTGGCGATCGCCATTTAA
- the iscB gene encoding RNA-guided endonuclease IscB translates to MSNHVFVLDSNRKPLTPCQPGVARSLLKAGKASVFRRYPFTIILNKEVDANPEPLELKLDPGSKVTGIALKQGNHIIFAAELQHRGQQIKEALLSRRQLRRSRRNRKTRYRPARFLNRTRPEGWLAPSLQHRVDTLMTWVNRFRRLAPVGSIAQELVRFDLQLMENPEISGIEYQQGVLQGYEVREYLLEKWGRTCAYCGAQNVPLEVEHIQPRSKGGSDRVSNLTLACHSCNQAKGHGDIRDFLSGQPDVLSRLLGQAKSPLKDAAAVNSTRWALFKALKATGLPVTTGTGGQTKFNRLRLNLPKAHWLDAACVGPVESLEVLTSKPLLILAKGHGTRQMCGTNKYGFPTRHRSRIQVHKGFRTGDIVAATVTEGKKIGSYVGRVLCRASGSFDITTASVRVAGISHKYCKPIHRKDGYAYA, encoded by the coding sequence ATGTCTAACCATGTTTTCGTTTTAGATAGCAACCGCAAGCCCCTGACACCCTGCCAGCCCGGGGTAGCACGGTCACTACTCAAAGCGGGGAAAGCATCGGTATTTCGACGCTACCCATTCACCATTATTCTCAACAAGGAGGTTGACGCTAATCCTGAACCCCTCGAACTCAAACTAGACCCAGGCTCTAAAGTCACTGGAATTGCCTTGAAGCAAGGGAATCATATTATCTTTGCTGCCGAGTTGCAGCACCGAGGACAGCAGATTAAGGAAGCACTGCTGTCCCGTCGTCAACTCCGACGTTCTCGACGAAACCGCAAGACCCGATATCGACCAGCTCGGTTCTTGAATCGGACTCGTCCCGAAGGTTGGTTAGCTCCCAGCTTGCAGCATCGAGTAGATACTCTAATGACCTGGGTTAACCGATTCCGCAGACTTGCCCCAGTTGGCAGCATAGCTCAAGAGCTAGTACGGTTCGACCTGCAATTGATGGAAAACCCTGAAATCTCAGGCATAGAGTATCAGCAGGGAGTATTACAAGGCTATGAAGTCAGGGAATACCTGTTGGAGAAGTGGGGCCGAACCTGTGCTTACTGTGGGGCTCAAAATGTACCACTTGAAGTTGAGCATATCCAGCCTCGGTCTAAGGGGGGCTCTGACCGGGTGTCTAACCTGACCCTGGCTTGCCACTCATGCAATCAAGCCAAAGGCCATGGGGACATTCGGGATTTTTTATCGGGCCAGCCTGATGTCCTGAGTCGTCTTCTGGGGCAGGCAAAATCACCCCTTAAAGATGCGGCGGCCGTTAACTCGACCCGATGGGCCTTGTTCAAGGCTCTCAAAGCAACAGGACTCCCAGTCACTACAGGAACGGGGGGACAAACGAAGTTCAATCGACTGAGGCTCAACCTACCTAAAGCTCACTGGCTTGATGCTGCCTGTGTTGGACCCGTCGAATCACTGGAAGTTCTGACGTCAAAACCGTTGCTGATTTTAGCCAAGGGGCATGGAACCCGTCAGATGTGCGGGACGAATAAGTACGGATTCCCGACTCGTCACCGCTCACGGATTCAGGTTCACAAGGGCTTTCGGACTGGCGACATCGTGGCCGCCACGGTTACCGAAGGCAAGAAAATTGGTTCCTACGTGGGACGGGTTCTCTGCCGTGCGTCTGGTAGTTTTGATATTACCACCGCTTCTGTACGGGTGGCAGGCATCAGCCACAAATACTGCAAACCGATTCACAGGAAGGATGGTTACGCCTATGCTTGA
- a CDS encoding lysylphosphatidylglycerol synthase transmembrane domain-containing protein has translation MKSLLRRLKPYLRWCIVGATLFFLLQTLYRHWSEVSQIRLTPQGGTWLIVSLMVTLLAHTWSGWVWGWILREFNQPVSQPWATRVFLKTNIAKYLPGNIWHFYGRIREGQKAELSGVAVTASVLLEPLLMAAATLPVVLLAVGEARGWLGGLAFVAVCVGIHPRLLNPVLERVARMKLKGKSLPETEAAASPSGTKEFRIRRYPLRPLLGELLFVGLRTSGFLLAWWAIAPISPSDLPLLFGGFSLAWLLGLVVPGAPGGVGVLEATAVSVLGTRFPMGTVLAAVTFYRLISVLAEAAGAAIAVLWENHCRTS, from the coding sequence GTGAAATCACTCCTACGCCGCCTCAAACCCTATCTGCGCTGGTGTATCGTAGGGGCGACCCTCTTCTTTCTCCTACAAACCCTCTATCGGCATTGGAGTGAGGTGAGTCAGATTCGCCTCACTCCTCAGGGCGGAACTTGGCTCATCGTCTCATTAATGGTCACCTTACTAGCTCATACCTGGTCTGGATGGGTGTGGGGTTGGATTTTGCGGGAGTTTAACCAACCGGTATCCCAACCCTGGGCGACTCGTGTGTTCCTGAAAACCAACATTGCCAAATATCTCCCTGGCAATATCTGGCATTTTTACGGACGGATTCGCGAAGGGCAAAAGGCAGAGTTATCGGGGGTAGCGGTGACGGCCAGTGTTCTGCTTGAACCCCTGCTGATGGCGGCGGCGACTCTACCGGTGGTCTTATTGGCGGTGGGGGAAGCTCGCGGTTGGCTGGGGGGGTTGGCGTTCGTCGCCGTCTGTGTGGGGATTCATCCCCGGTTGTTGAACCCGGTTTTGGAACGAGTCGCCCGCATGAAACTCAAGGGGAAATCTCTCCCCGAGACTGAGGCGGCGGCGAGTCCCTCGGGGACAAAAGAGTTTCGCATTCGCCGCTATCCCCTGCGTCCTCTGTTGGGGGAGTTGTTGTTTGTGGGATTGCGAACCAGTGGCTTTCTGTTGGCTTGGTGGGCGATCGCCCCCATATCCCCCTCAGATTTGCCTCTGTTGTTTGGCGGCTTTAGCTTAGCCTGGCTACTGGGATTAGTCGTCCCTGGGGCCCCGGGAGGGGTTGGAGTTCTCGAAGCCACCGCCGTGTCAGTCTTGGGGACCCGTTTCCCGATGGGTACGGTGTTAGCCGCCGTCACCTTTTATCGCCTGATTAGTGTTTTAGCAGAAGCGGCCGGGGCCGCGATCGCCGTTCTTTGGGAGAATCATTGCCGCACATCTTGA
- a CDS encoding SulP family inorganic anion transporter, protein MNLNPDVLKRDWFSNVKGDILAGAVVGLALIPEAIAFSIIAGVDPKVGLYASFIIAVVTAVLGGRPGSISAATGAMALLMIDLVRDHGLDYLLAATLLTGIFQVIFGFLKLGRQMKYVPRSVVTGYINALAVLIFLAQLPQLTNVPPAVYVIAALSLGIIYILPRFTQAFPSPLVAIAVMTFANIIWDLDVPTVGDMGELPTALPVFSLADVPLTLETLQIILPTSLTMAIVGLLASFLTATLVDDLTNTPSDKNQEAKGQGVANIITSFFGGMAGCGMIGQSVINVQSGGRGRLSTFAAGIFLLFVILALSDWVQQIPMATLVAVMIMVSIGTFRWTSIQTITRIPRSETVVMLTTMLLTIATRNFALGVATGIIMSTVFFSRKIAQLVFVDKVLSEDGSHRIYKVASQIFFVSIEEFLDSFDFSERVDRITLDLTYAHLWDQGAVAAIDKVVLKFRRNGADVELLGLNEASATLLDKLTVQDNPNLVEQQ, encoded by the coding sequence ATGAACTTAAATCCTGATGTCCTAAAACGAGACTGGTTCTCGAATGTTAAAGGCGACATTTTAGCCGGGGCCGTGGTGGGCCTGGCCTTAATTCCCGAGGCGATCGCCTTCTCCATTATTGCGGGCGTTGACCCCAAAGTAGGACTCTACGCATCTTTTATCATTGCTGTGGTCACCGCCGTTCTCGGGGGACGCCCCGGTTCCATCTCCGCCGCCACCGGGGCTATGGCCTTGCTAATGATCGATTTAGTCCGAGATCATGGACTCGACTACCTGCTCGCGGCCACCCTACTGACCGGTATTTTCCAAGTCATCTTTGGCTTCCTGAAACTGGGTCGACAAATGAAATACGTACCCAGGTCTGTGGTCACGGGATACATCAACGCCTTAGCCGTCTTGATTTTCCTGGCACAATTGCCACAACTAACCAACGTTCCCCCAGCGGTGTACGTGATTGCGGCCCTATCCTTGGGCATTATCTATATTCTGCCCCGGTTTACCCAAGCCTTCCCCTCCCCTCTGGTGGCGATCGCCGTGATGACCTTTGCCAATATCATCTGGGATCTCGATGTTCCTACCGTGGGCGATATGGGAGAACTCCCCACAGCTTTACCGGTTTTTAGCCTGGCCGATGTTCCTTTAACCCTAGAAACCCTACAAATTATCTTGCCCACGTCCCTAACCATGGCTATTGTAGGATTATTGGCCTCTTTCCTCACGGCTACCCTGGTTGATGACCTCACGAACACCCCCAGTGATAAGAACCAAGAAGCCAAAGGGCAAGGAGTAGCTAACATCATCACCTCTTTCTTTGGCGGTATGGCAGGCTGTGGCATGATTGGCCAATCGGTGATTAACGTACAATCGGGAGGCCGAGGACGACTCTCAACCTTTGCGGCTGGGATTTTCCTACTCTTTGTGATTCTTGCCCTAAGTGATTGGGTGCAACAAATCCCCATGGCCACCCTAGTGGCTGTGATGATTATGGTCTCCATTGGCACCTTCCGCTGGACTTCCATTCAAACCATCACCCGCATTCCGCGTAGTGAAACCGTCGTCATGCTAACCACCATGTTACTGACGATCGCCACCCGCAATTTTGCCCTGGGGGTAGCCACTGGCATCATCATGAGTACCGTCTTCTTCTCGCGTAAAATTGCCCAGTTGGTCTTTGTGGATAAAGTCTTGAGTGAAGATGGCAGCCACCGTATTTATAAAGTCGCCAGTCAGATCTTCTTTGTTTCGATCGAAGAATTCCTAGATTCCTTTGATTTCAGTGAACGGGTAGATCGCATCACCCTTGATCTGACCTACGCTCACCTTTGGGACCAGGGGGCCGTGGCGGCCATTGACAAAGTGGTTCTCAAGTTCCGTCGTAATGGGGCTGATGTTGAGCTACTGGGTTTAAATGAAGCCAGTGCCACCCTCCTAGATAAATTAACGGTGCAAGACAACCCCAATTTAGTGGAGCAACAGTAA
- a CDS encoding universal stress protein: protein MKKTLVCTDGSSFAEKSYYYCSWLAHRLSAEVSVLFVTDIHSQKVVSTGNLSGSIGIGSSQDLLNKLVDLEHEKAKINNQRAKFILEKAEKILSNTGLQAINLIHKTGFLVDCFYEFYVDDHSIHLLVMGAYGHSRIRHLVIGSTTAQMLRASDIPVLLYR from the coding sequence ATGAAAAAAACCCTTGTCTGTACCGATGGTTCATCGTTTGCAGAAAAAAGCTATTACTATTGCAGTTGGTTGGCACACCGCTTATCCGCTGAAGTAAGTGTCTTGTTTGTCACCGACATTCACAGCCAAAAAGTAGTCTCAACCGGCAACCTTAGCGGCAGTATCGGCATTGGCTCCTCCCAAGATCTGCTCAACAAGCTAGTGGACTTAGAACATGAAAAAGCTAAAATCAATAATCAACGGGCTAAGTTCATTTTAGAGAAAGCCGAGAAAATCTTGAGTAATACTGGTCTACAAGCCATCAACCTGATTCACAAAACCGGATTTCTCGTCGACTGCTTTTATGAATTTTATGTTGACGACCACAGTATTCATCTATTAGTCATGGGGGCTTATGGCCATAGTCGGATTCGCCATTTAGTCATCGGCAGTACTACCGCTCAAATGTTACGGGCGAGTGACATTCCTGTGCTGCTCTACCGTTAA
- a CDS encoding SulP family inorganic anion transporter produces MLYTLKRWFPNLHLRNLKGDFLGGLTVSIVALPLALAFGVSSGAGAITGLYGAIFVGIFAAIFGGTPSQISGPTGPMTVVMASVFTGLTAQYGVEEGLTMSFTVVMLGGLFQIIFGALQLGTYVTMMPYTVISGFMSGIGVIIVALQLGPFLGHTASASVIEAMRDLPSYLRDPNGPAVILGTVTLVIVFTWPRRLNRILPSPLLALVVGTVMGLLFFGETELPVIGEIPSGLPELRLPEFEWEALRTMTGYGLMLATLGAIDSLLTSLVADNITHTEHDPNRELIGQGLGNVVAGLFGGLPGAGATMRTVVNVQGGGRTPFSGVVHSLCLLVVMLGAGRFTEPIPHAVLAGILIKVGINIIDWSFLRRAHRISLKATGLMYGVLFLTVFVDLITAVAVGVFFANLLTIKGLSELQAKQVKAIVNPSDESLNQEEQDLLEQVKGRLMLFAISGPMSFGSAKAISQQITMVNDYDLLVLDLSNVPRLGVTASLAIETMVLEANQNRRDVFLVGAHGRVLERLDRMDVLAALTREKVFESRVEALRQGVALINAKSAERAEMGTLRRKR; encoded by the coding sequence ATGCTCTACACACTTAAACGGTGGTTTCCAAACCTCCACTTGCGTAACCTCAAGGGAGATTTCCTTGGGGGATTAACGGTTTCGATTGTCGCTCTGCCCCTGGCCTTGGCCTTCGGCGTCTCCTCCGGTGCGGGAGCCATTACAGGGTTATATGGGGCTATTTTTGTGGGTATCTTTGCGGCCATTTTTGGCGGCACTCCCTCACAAATTTCTGGTCCCACTGGGCCGATGACGGTGGTCATGGCGTCGGTGTTTACTGGCCTGACAGCTCAATATGGGGTCGAGGAAGGATTGACCATGTCCTTTACGGTGGTCATGTTGGGGGGGCTATTTCAAATCATCTTTGGGGCCCTGCAACTGGGAACCTACGTCACGATGATGCCCTATACGGTCATTTCTGGCTTTATGTCGGGGATTGGTGTTATTATTGTAGCCTTGCAACTGGGCCCCTTTTTAGGTCATACCGCCTCAGCGAGTGTCATTGAGGCGATGCGGGATTTGCCGAGTTATCTGAGGGACCCCAATGGGCCCGCTGTGATTCTAGGAACGGTAACCCTGGTCATTGTCTTCACTTGGCCACGACGGCTGAACCGGATCCTTCCCTCGCCGCTGCTGGCTTTGGTGGTGGGAACAGTGATGGGACTGCTATTTTTCGGGGAGACTGAGTTACCAGTCATTGGTGAGATTCCCAGCGGCCTGCCTGAACTTCGCTTACCGGAGTTTGAATGGGAGGCCCTGAGAACTATGACCGGCTATGGTCTGATGTTAGCGACCTTGGGGGCGATCGATTCCTTACTCACCTCCCTGGTGGCCGATAACATCACCCACACCGAACATGACCCCAACCGGGAATTGATTGGTCAAGGCCTGGGTAACGTAGTGGCGGGACTGTTTGGCGGTTTACCCGGTGCGGGGGCCACCATGCGAACGGTGGTTAATGTGCAGGGGGGAGGACGCACACCCTTTTCTGGGGTGGTGCATAGTCTCTGTTTACTGGTGGTGATGTTGGGAGCCGGTCGCTTCACAGAACCCATTCCCCATGCCGTGTTGGCGGGAATTTTAATTAAAGTTGGTATCAATATTATTGACTGGAGCTTTTTAAGACGGGCCCATCGCATTTCTCTGAAGGCCACGGGTTTGATGTATGGGGTCTTATTCCTGACGGTGTTTGTGGACTTGATTACAGCCGTGGCGGTGGGTGTATTCTTCGCCAACTTGTTGACGATTAAGGGCTTAAGCGAGTTACAGGCGAAACAGGTTAAAGCCATTGTTAACCCCAGTGATGAATCTCTCAATCAGGAAGAGCAAGACCTATTGGAACAAGTTAAGGGCCGCTTGATGCTCTTTGCCATTAGTGGTCCGATGAGTTTTGGCTCGGCAAAGGCGATTTCGCAGCAAATCACGATGGTGAATGATTATGATCTGTTAGTGTTGGATTTGTCCAATGTTCCCCGCTTGGGGGTGACGGCCTCGTTAGCCATTGAAACGATGGTCTTGGAGGCCAACCAGAATCGCCGCGATGTCTTTTTGGTGGGGGCCCATGGACGAGTCCTTGAACGGCTCGATCGCATGGACGTCTTGGCGGCGTTGACTCGGGAGAAGGTGTTTGAATCTCGGGTTGAGGCCCTACGTCAGGGGGTGGCTCTGATTAATGCGAAATCCGCAGAACGAGCCGAGATGGGGACGTTACGCCGTAAGCGTTGA
- the trpD gene encoding anthranilate phosphoribosyltransferase translates to MVDASVSAATLNPSVLLQQLLDGQSLTRSQASQLMQGWLKEEIPPVLSGAILAALQAKGVDREELVGMAQVLQSLSHPTTEAPLPTPRIDTCGTGGDGASTFNISTCVAFVAAAAGVTVVKHGNRSASSKVGSADVLEALGINLQAPTERIEAAVSEVGVTFLFAPGWHPAMKAVVPLRKTLKVRTVFNLLGPLVNPLRPTGQVMGVYDPGLLSILAGALGELGTERAIVLHGRERLDEAGLADITDLAVLDGGQVTSNELNPRELGLTLAPTEALRGGEIEENTEILRSLLQGQGTQAQQDVVALNSALALQVAGTVPMGDTAAGLAIARDVLQSGAAWDKLETLVRFLND, encoded by the coding sequence ATGGTTGACGCTTCTGTCTCTGCGGCTACTCTAAATCCGTCTGTTTTGCTACAACAACTTCTCGATGGTCAGTCCCTGACGCGATCGCAGGCCAGTCAGTTGATGCAAGGCTGGCTCAAGGAGGAGATTCCCCCAGTCCTCTCGGGGGCCATCCTGGCGGCGTTGCAAGCCAAAGGGGTCGATCGCGAGGAATTGGTGGGAATGGCCCAAGTGCTACAATCCCTCAGTCACCCGACCACTGAGGCCCCTCTCCCCACTCCCCGTATCGATACCTGTGGGACGGGGGGAGATGGGGCCTCGACCTTTAATATCTCCACTTGTGTAGCTTTTGTCGCCGCCGCTGCTGGGGTGACGGTGGTGAAACATGGTAATCGCTCGGCGTCGAGTAAGGTGGGGTCGGCGGATGTGTTGGAAGCCTTGGGGATTAATCTCCAGGCCCCGACTGAACGCATCGAGGCGGCGGTGTCTGAAGTGGGGGTAACGTTTCTCTTTGCTCCCGGTTGGCACCCGGCCATGAAGGCGGTGGTTCCCCTGCGGAAAACCCTCAAGGTGCGGACGGTGTTTAATCTCCTCGGACCCCTGGTGAATCCCTTGCGGCCCACGGGACAGGTGATGGGGGTTTATGATCCGGGGTTATTGAGTATTTTGGCTGGGGCCCTGGGTGAGTTGGGAACGGAGCGGGCCATTGTGCTCCATGGCCGGGAACGTCTGGATGAGGCCGGATTGGCGGATATTACGGATTTGGCGGTGTTGGACGGGGGCCAGGTGACGTCTAATGAACTCAATCCTCGGGAGTTGGGCCTGACGTTGGCTCCAACGGAGGCTCTGCGAGGGGGGGAGATTGAGGAGAACACCGAGATTCTGCGATCGCTCCTGCAAGGACAAGGGACTCAAGCTCAGCAAGATGTGGTGGCCCTCAATAGTGCCTTGGCTCTCCAGGTGGCGGGGACGGTTCCCATGGGAGACACGGCGGCGGGGTTGGCGATCGCCCGTGATGTCCTCCAAAGTGGCGCGGCCTGGGATAAACTGGAAACGCTAGTCCGCTTCTTAAACGACTAA